From Halichoerus grypus chromosome 6, mHalGry1.hap1.1, whole genome shotgun sequence, one genomic window encodes:
- the SPRYD4 gene encoding SPRY domain-containing protein 4 has protein sequence MALPFVRSLCLCRWGAKRLGVAAAQARRAISFKLEEKTAHSSLALFRGDTGVKYGIVGLEPTKLALNVERFREWAVVLADTAVTSGRHYWEVTVKRSHQFRIGVADVDMSRDSCIGVDDRSWVFTYAQRRWHTMLANEKAPIEGIGQPEKVGLLLEYEAQKLSLVDVSRVAVVHTLQTDFRGPVVPAFALWDGELLTHSGLEVPEGL, from the exons ATGGCGCTGCCTTTTGTACGTTCGCTCTGCCTGTGCCGCTGGGGAGCCAAACGATTGGGGGTTGCCGCAGCCCAAGCCCGCAGag CCATCAGCttcaaactggaagaaaaaaccGCCCACAGCAGCCTGGCGCTCTTCAGAGGTGACACAGGTGTCAAATATGGCATAGTGGGATTGGAGCCCACCAAGTTGGCCCTGAATGTGGAGCGCTTCCGGGAGTGGGCAGTGGTCCTGGCAGACACGGCTGTCACCAGTGGCAGGCACTACTGGGAGGTGACAGTGAAACGTTCCCACCAGTTCCGGATAGGAGTGGCAGATGTGGACATGTCCCGGGATAGTTGCATCGGTGTGGACGATCGTTCCTGGGTGTTCACCTATGCCCAGCGCAGGTGGCACACCATGTTGGCCAACGAAAAAGCCCCTATTGAGGGCATCGGGCAGCCAGAGAAGGTGGGGCTACTGCTGGAGTATGAGGCCCAGAAGCTGAGCCTGGTGGATGTGAGCAGGGTCGCTGTGGTCCACACGCTACAGACAGATTTCCGAGGTCCAGTGGTACCTGCCTTTGCCCTTTGGGATGGAGAGCTGCTGACCCACTCAGGGCTTGAGGTGCCTGAAGGCCTCTAG